DNA sequence from the Nesterenkonia lutea genome:
GGAGGGAACCAATGTCGTCTCCCTCGCGGCCAACGAGGTGTATGAGGGCCTCGAACGAGGTGTCGTGGACTCTGCTGCGGCCAGCATCGACTTCCCGGTCAACTACCGCCTCAATGAGCTTCTGCCCTATTGGACCGATCCCGGGGTGGGCGAATATTCGTCCTTCGGCATGTGGATGAATCTCGACACATACGAGGAGATGTCGGAAGACCTCCAGCAGGTCATCGATGAAGTCGCAGCTGACCTGGCTGCAGGGGCCGGCGCCGAGGCCTTCTATGCTCAGGCGACGGAGCAGTGCCCCTCGATGCTGGAGGCGGAGACGCTGGAAGGCTTCACGCGCTGGGACGAGGACATCACCGCGGCCTGGGAGGAAGAGACCGGAGACAGCCTGCAGAGCGCCTGGGTCGACCTCGCCACAGAGCAGGGACTCGAGAACGCCGAGTCAGTGCTCGATGAATACATGGCCGGTCTTGAGGAACTGTCCGACCCTGAGGCACAGGACGCGACCCTGACCTGCATCGAGGAGTTCAGCAACCAGTGATCTGCACAGCACGGTGAGCACCCTCAGCGGGAGATCGGAATGATGGACCCCCAAGGGATTCATCATGAAGGTCTCCCGCTGGTCGCTCAGGTGAATCTCGACCGCCGTGGCCTACCCTGGAGGCATGAGCGAGACTTTGCCGACCACGCCTGAACCCACCCACCTGGGCCATCTGCGCCGGGAGCGACTGCTATCCGCCAGGCTCTACGTCTGCACGGACCTGCAGCGGTTCATCACCCGCCCCGAGGCCGGACCCGTGGACGAGCTGGACTTCGATGCGCTGCGCGAGTTCTTCGTCGCGGCCTACACCGGGGGCGTGGACATCATCCAGGTCCGGGACAAACAGGTCACGGTGCAGACCGAGATCGCCGCGCTGGTCCTGCTGCGCCAGGTCGCCAATGAATACGGCGGCCTCTCTGCGGCGAATGACCGCGCCGATGTCGCAGCGATCGCGGGAGTCGATGTCTTCCACGTGGGCCAGGAGGATCTCTCCACGGAGGAGGCACGGCTGGTCCTGGGCGACGACGTGGTCATCGGTCGCTCCTGTCACAGCATCGAGCAGGTGCGTGAAGCCGATTCAGACATCGGCCTGGACTACTTCTGCACCGGACCGATCTGGGAGACCCCCACGAAACCTGGCCGAGCCGCCGTCGGACTCGAGCTCCCCGCACAGGCAGCGGCGCTGGAGAGTTCCAAGGTCTTCTTCGCCATCGGCGGCATCGACGAGACCAACATCGCGCAGGTCACCGAGGCCGGCGCCGACCGCGTGGTGGTTGTCCGCGCCGTGACCCAGGCTTCGGACCCTGCCGCGAGCGCCCGGGCGCTTCGCGACCAGCTCCCGGCTTAGCGTTCGCTTTGGCGGGCTTGGTCTTCTCCGGCGCGGCCGTAGCGATCTC
Encoded proteins:
- the thiE gene encoding thiamine phosphate synthase yields the protein MSETLPTTPEPTHLGHLRRERLLSARLYVCTDLQRFITRPEAGPVDELDFDALREFFVAAYTGGVDIIQVRDKQVTVQTEIAALVLLRQVANEYGGLSAANDRADVAAIAGVDVFHVGQEDLSTEEARLVLGDDVVIGRSCHSIEQVREADSDIGLDYFCTGPIWETPTKPGRAAVGLELPAQAAALESSKVFFAIGGIDETNIAQVTEAGADRVVVVRAVTQASDPAASARALRDQLPA